The genomic stretch aagtgactcaaaaggctaaactagcatatctttcgatctcgctaatctagtcgtcttaattaggtaggctatctcccttccctatctttcgatctttattgggtcggtcaaatcctaaacattcaactagtcgcgtggactcggttcgtcaaatatagaaattaaattaattaaaatgaagcatatctcacgaggccagtcgatcgaccagggtacccagtcgatcgaccatggcgcgattcagggtcccctattctaatgccgcctaatctacagttcccctacggctaaataaacgattaacataagatgataattcggctttgggaaactgatctagcaattctaaatctataaatgaaaacaaaacaattgaatataatcaggAGAGTACCGTgtggaattgcgaaggaaaagaacaaagccgaacgCGAAAGTGAATTGTATTGAATACGAAACAATatcgaaaaccctaattatttggaTGCTAAACTAAAACTGAATAAAAACTTCATAAAAAGGAACTGCCTTATGCTgaaactaaagctacgttatataggaatacaacgtcgttcttatttcctaaaacctaatacaATAGGCTTCAAACTtcacgatcttttaattcacgtctgaaagaGCGTCTTGGTCAATCGACCaagcaaggcagtcgatcgactgctcttcgctgaacagtggctactggaactcgtgggttggtcgatcgactatggggCGTGTCGATCGATCAAGTAGCTGAtatttgacttctaacttctcgcgGATTTGTCTTCCGGGCCTCGAAatacgcaccaagctcgttccttgagcaaatacttcatgtcaaatgcaatgcaagatactcggggacggatttggctcaatatctactcatttcctcataaatctgcaatattacataaaaatacgaaagtagacgaaatggggcaaatagtagcataaaactacacaattgagctctgaaatgcgtgtaaaatgaggtgtaaaacatcatataaatgacacgcatcaacgaCATAAACAATAACAACATTGAATAAACTAGTAGAAGACATAATTGAAAGACTAAAGGAACGAGCAATTAGGAGAAGACAAGAAGAACTACATTAAGAGTAAAGAGTGAAGAAAGATTACAGAGATAAGATCCGAAATTAAAGAACAAGAGCAACTTCGcctaaaagagagaaagaagaagTCTGCTTAACAGAGTAATTAAGAGAATAATAGAGTTTAAAGTTATGCTTTAACCTAATGACCGCTTTCTCCTTATATAGGGTAGTGTTTATTAACTAAAAGATTAACTAATCACGGAATAAAATCCCctgttaataagaaaaatactcgatcgagtactttaaaactcctctatcgagtaacttctagcaaaacctctcgatcgacgagtttaggtactcgatcgaacactatcaaaaagagGCCATTCGATCGAAGACATAAACTACTCGACCGAacactaaagtactcgatcgagtggtttcccgcgcataattcctgcttcgaGCACTGAATTtgaaacggccgccatttcttcgttacttgggcaaacagagcgtttctgtggcgttggaaagctaagactacaagctttcatctctaattggaatcacttgaaaatcagttgtggaactcgagatatggctcttcaaagtaggaacTAGCAATATGAAGcacttcctttgctcgcctagctaacttacttctacgtgcatcacaattagtagtttctaagctccgactcaactcatctcctaaatgcacgcatagggacatgttttaggcttgactatgctcctctccggttcatacctgtaaataatacaagacaaaccaaagtagactattcgggggacatttgtagctaaacactactaaatatgcataggaatgcgtgcaaatgaagtacaaaatacctatatagaATGCGTCTTTTTTGTTGTTTCTGAACCTTTTTGTTATTcaaatgcaggtggcaccgtctcagtacgtggcgttgtggaggatggccaaccggctatgGGCCACGGCCATCGAGCCGCTTGTAGGTGGCCGAGggcgacaggtatgaacctctctttctctttctaattttattttcaaatttCATTGCAATTTCTCGCATTTTGTTTCGAAATGAATGAAATGAGGCATTTTCTTCATCACTTGCATAGAGAGCTTGACTTGGAGCGCGAGCTGCGCATGGCGCAGTCACaagaggagacagctcgtctgttgagggagttggaggtcagggacgctAAGATCGCTGCTCTCAAGGCGACCGTACCTGAGCTGTGTGGTGACCAAGAGTAGCTGCTTTctctttttgttgttgtcttgtatatactttgtacattttggacttcattttggatttttcggacatgttttggacaagagcccccagtttgatgtatatatCGCATTttagttgtatatatgatggcctgagtgccttcgcTGCTCGGTAtttgttgttcctgcaggttagcttaaaaacaggtttggtaggtgacAGTTTGTGCCcttatgctgccgaaatttacatagaatttacacgtAAAACACATAGCATATAGATGGCGTAATTggcgcaaaatgaaaaaaaacctgcccgaaaatgagcaaaacTGGCAAAAATGTCTAAAAAAAAGCAtagaaatgagcaaaaatgatCAGAAATGAGCAAaagaaaatgaccggacggtagggaggcctaccccctaaaaaaaacttaaaaagaaatgtataagtacGAAAAGTATTGAAAACGAGGagagaaatgattcccctaaaaaaaagaataaataaaaaatgagtaagtgtgctcgtttggcgaaaaTGCCGAGTTCGTCTTGAAAAGCGAACCCGAAGAATTAGGAAGGATAAAATATGGTAATTtggcggaattaccaaaataatacccTATAAGAATAGAAAATTATAACAAaagcaaattaggaaagatctaaatctgaaaatcacggaaaaaaGCCTGGAGAAGAGgctcagcaagagctgcgactcttcgatgaggcgcagcagatgctgcgccatttccccagctGATCAGAactcgacagaaattaggaaatagcgtttagtataaatagagacttcggggaagcttttattcacacaattccttcatCTTTATTCCGTCTATCACACAAAACTCccataaaaaatttcaaaatcatagatgcttttgaaaaccgtctcaaggagtggacaaatgagttcacgaacgttgagaaacatgacatgggtgcgtttaatttaggatcgatcttgagtctcaagcTAGTGAAAATcgtgaagcctttcttggatgcctgtcttgagtattgggacccaaattttcatgtattcgcctttcccggaggcgatatttgtcTTTTCCCTGAaaaaatagctgctattggaggatgggacccggaGAATGCACCCTCTATACCCCTTAGGtctcaaggatataaaagtaaatttagagacttgctcggattgaccaaggctgaggtggaccgtcttgtgacctcgaaaggagtctctatgtttgactttattgactgatttataaatagggaagaccccactatttcttatgttgcgagacgcagagcgttcgggttttgtctacttaaTTGCTATGTCCTTtaagggcatgttgacaaggagatgagaggggatcctcgttttcTAAGCCTAGTGGAAGAAATGGAGTTGTgcaagagcccagcatgcctaGTTTTAGGAGAGACCATTATTTGTTTGGATAACAGAAAGGCCAACcgtgagcttccttatttgggaagtcccatcattctaCAGGTAAGAAGCCATTTTCCTTCTTTTTCATATATGTCAAccgtttgtttttattttttcgttTGATGAAAGGGTATTAATTCCCATCTTTCTTCGCAGGTTTGGTTGATGGAGCATCTttggttgatcgagcccccagttaatgtgcgaGGATATCATGCTtgatcaattgcaatgagaactaggctctacatggtggatttcactcggttttgcaattactgggaaaataaGTTGAAGAGTGAAGGAGGTCCCATGATCTGGTGAATCGTGCCGTGATGGCATCTCAGGTAAGTCACTGGAGTCTCATCTTTGGACCTgacacggtcagttcgtatccctGGCTTGGATTCATGAATTGCATTtatccggagaggttgatgaggcaagtgggccttaagcagaagattccgaagcttgacaccgtccctcaaactgcATTCACACATACCACAGAGATTTGTCGGGAATGGAAAATTAAGTGGGCTCAAAGGAACATGTGATTCATAACAGTTCctgttggctccttatgggtatctgactcatacttgcaatggaggaaggctggtACCCTGAAGAGCGTGCGAAATTGAGGAAACacgagcctgttgattacaagattcgcgaggtagcaaaggagaaccagaagtactagagcgaggaggaagaagaggtcgGATTCTGAGTCGTTCATCCATCggagaaaccgaagaccgcttcTGCCGTAGAGAGACTGATGGATcgaaatggcaaggctagaccgcgagagagacctttggtgattaggtcgaagATAGCATAAGAGCACCCGGCTCGTTGTCGAGAGAAGAAGTATGACAagggcaacaaaggcaaaggaaaaatggaagaatagcctttgtcatttattatagtatttatttattattttaagttgtaataaatgcgGAGTTTTTAgtatcctagcctagcatttattttcagcattttatattatttgacatattattattattattattattattattaattttttttttttttttttggtaaaatgtaagctTTGATTAATAAAAAGGATAATACATGAATACATTCTCATCAACTTAAGCCATAACAAGGAACAAGAAACATCTTAACTATTGAAACCTAGGCTATTCAACCAAACAATATCCGTCTGCTAAATAATAGAAGACATTTTCTGCTGAATTCTTAGCTGAACTGTCTTCTGAATTTCTGAAACAAGCAACGCAGGTCTTCGAAGCTTCAGTTCAATCCTGCAAGTATTCCTTTCCATCCAGAGGACATACCAACAGGAAAGTTTAACCACTCTCCAAACTTTCCTCCTGACAGTAGGGCAATGACCAGGTGGAGTTTGAAACCTCATATGTAACCAGTGTTCAATTAAGCCAATCACCTGTTTGCTGTAAATACAATCAGAGAAGAGGTGATCATGGGTTTCTGGAACAAGCTCACAGAACAAACAAAAATTGCTGCCACTAATCCCATGCTGAAATAATTTGTCTCTTGTATTCAGAGCTTTCCTCTGAATAAGCCAACCAATAACACAATGCTTGGTTATTGTCCAGCTATCCCAAACATCGTTGTACCAAGGCACAGGGGGGGTGTGAGCCCTGTAGCCATTGATACCCTGCAGAAATAGAGTAACCTCTGGCATCAGAGATCCATTGGTTACCCTGGTACCCAGCAGCTAACATATTTTTAACCTTACATATGTTCCTCCAATTCCAGTTTGAGTCTGGTGGAGGTGAATATGTATACCAGTCAGCACCCTTCATATAGATATGGTCCACCCAAAGCACCCATAAACGATCAGCTTTTGTATAAATCCAGTTCACCAATTTACCAACAGTTGCAATATTCCACACCCCAGCATTCTTAACACCCAAGCCCTCCTCTTTTTTACtgcaacattattattattattattattattattattattattattattattattattattattattattattattattattattattattattattattattattattattattattattattattattattattattattattattattattattattattattattattattattattattattattattattattattattattattattattattattattattataagatatAAGAtgactttcattaaaataaaaataagaggtttacatgaaattggtggggagccgagagacaacaacgggctcccacacccttagcaatagtaaagctaagtctagtaaaaatgtaagcggctacccgagccccgcATCCCGAGATATCGAGAATTTTCGgatccgctgagcaaggcaacaaagatccgaacctgactccccaagtgaagagaaagagaaaagtaggaaaccataacccgctaccgcacacaaatccccatacttagcacactttcgcccgAAAGATCGCCGACAACCCGCCCGACACAAAATCGCCAACCCGGCctccgagtcaaaggtgaagaacctgtcaggtcgacgcacacatcacgccccctgtcctaagaataaagcaata from Silene latifolia isolate original U9 population chromosome 2, ASM4854445v1, whole genome shotgun sequence encodes the following:
- the LOC141640059 gene encoding uncharacterized protein LOC141640059 → MKGADWVTNGSLMPEVTLFLQGINGYRAHTPPVPWYNDVWDSWTITKHCVIGWLIQRKALNTRDKLFQHGISGSNFCLFCELVPETHDHLFSDCIYSKQVIGLIEHWLHMRFQTPPGHCPTVRRKVWRVVKLSCWYVLWMERNTCRIELKLRRPALLVSEIQKTVQLRIQQKMSSII